The Shewanella sp. NFH-SH190041 genome has a window encoding:
- a CDS encoding cation diffusion facilitator family transporter, with amino-acid sequence MTDSSQYDFWVRLASRASVATALTLIAIKLFAWLYSDSASMLASLTDSFADALASIVNLLALRYAIVPADKDHRYGHGKAEPLASLAQSAFIMGSALLLLIHGAERLAEPEPLQHAGIGILVSVVAIALTLGLVILQKRALAATGSTVVAADSLHYKSDLFLNAGVLLALVLAHYGWLWADGLFAVLIAIYIGFQATELAYDSAQSLLDRELDVDVRQKIAALAVADPRVQGYHDLRTRRSGKMIFIQLHLELDGLLTLNEAHEIADTTEKRIRGAFANAEVIVHQDPVNTHD; translated from the coding sequence ATGACAGACTCTTCCCAATACGATTTTTGGGTCAGACTCGCCAGCCGCGCTTCGGTGGCCACGGCGCTGACCCTGATTGCCATTAAGCTGTTTGCTTGGCTCTACTCTGACTCCGCCAGTATGCTGGCATCCCTTACCGACTCTTTCGCGGATGCACTGGCATCCATTGTCAATCTGCTGGCTCTGCGCTATGCCATTGTCCCGGCTGACAAAGACCACAGATACGGCCATGGCAAAGCAGAGCCTTTAGCGTCACTGGCTCAGTCAGCCTTTATTATGGGCTCAGCGTTATTGCTGCTTATCCATGGTGCTGAACGCTTAGCCGAACCTGAGCCGCTGCAACATGCCGGTATTGGTATTTTGGTTTCTGTGGTGGCGATTGCGCTGACCTTGGGGTTGGTGATACTGCAAAAACGCGCCTTGGCTGCGACCGGTAGCACTGTGGTGGCGGCAGATTCTCTGCATTACAAATCTGATCTGTTCTTAAATGCCGGGGTGTTGTTGGCGTTAGTGCTGGCCCATTACGGTTGGTTATGGGCCGATGGTCTGTTTGCGGTGTTGATTGCAATTTACATTGGTTTTCAGGCAACAGAGCTGGCCTATGACAGTGCCCAGTCGCTGCTGGATAGAGAGTTAGATGTGGATGTACGACAGAAAATTGCGGCCTTAGCGGTTGCCGATCCTCGGGTGCAGGGCTATCACGATTTACGTACCCGCCGCTCCGGGAAGATGATTTTTATCCAGCTGCATCTGGAGCTAGATGGATTGCTGACATTAAATGAAGCCCACGAGATCGCTGACACCACGGAAAAACGTATCCGTGGCGCCTTCGCCAATGCCGAGGTGATCGTGCATCAGGATCCCGTCAATACCCATGATTGA
- a CDS encoding response regulator, translated as MNRILLIDDDLGLSELLGQLLELEGFRLTIAHDGQSGLDMALGCDFDLILLDVMLPKLNGFEVLKALRLHKQTPVMMLTAKGDEIDRVVGLEIGADDYLPKPFNDRELVARVRAIIRRSGLTIQELQSPHGLRHGDLLLDQARQEAYCNDQLLLLTSTEFSLLCALADNAGELMTKEALSELVLGKKLMPFDRSLDMHLSNLRKKLPPRDDGRPRVKTLRGKGYIWIP; from the coding sequence ATGAACCGGATTCTGTTAATCGATGATGATTTAGGGCTGTCAGAACTGCTGGGACAACTGTTGGAGCTAGAGGGATTTCGGCTCACCATTGCCCATGATGGCCAAAGTGGGCTGGATATGGCGCTGGGCTGTGATTTTGATTTGATCCTGCTTGATGTAATGCTACCTAAACTCAATGGTTTTGAGGTACTCAAAGCCCTGCGACTGCATAAACAGACGCCAGTCATGATGCTGACGGCTAAAGGCGATGAAATCGACCGGGTGGTGGGGCTGGAAATCGGCGCCGATGACTACTTGCCCAAACCTTTCAACGACCGGGAGCTAGTTGCCCGGGTTCGCGCGATTATCCGTCGCTCCGGCCTAACGATTCAAGAACTGCAATCCCCTCATGGTTTGCGGCATGGGGATTTACTGTTGGATCAAGCCCGCCAAGAAGCCTACTGCAATGATCAATTACTGTTGCTCACCAGCACGGAGTTTAGCCTGCTTTGCGCACTGGCTGATAATGCCGGTGAACTGATGACCAAAGAGGCGCTCAGCGAGCTGGTATTAGGCAAAAAACTGATGCCGTTTGACCGCTCGCTGGATATGCATCTGTCCAATCTGCGCAAGAAACTGCCGCCAAGGGATGATGGCCGCCCCCGGGTGAAAACCCTGCGGGGTAAAGGCTATATCTGGATCCCCTAA
- the glnG gene encoding nitrogen regulation protein NR(I), whose protein sequence is MSEQVWILDDDSSIRWVLERALAGAGISCASFAAAESLWQALQISQPKVVISDIRMPGTDGLTLLERLQLHYPQLPVIIMTAHSDLDSAVSAYQAGAFEYLPKPFDIDEAIALTERALSHVTEQSQSQPPEPEVKTPEIIGEAPAMQEVFRAIGRLSRSSISVLINGQSGTGKELVAGALHKHSPRRDKPFIALNMAAIPKDLIESELFGHEKGAFTGASAVRQGRFEQANGGTLFLDEIGDMPLDVQTRLLRVLADGQFYRVGGHSPVQVDVRIIAATHQDLEQRVAAGHFREDLFHRLNVIRIHLPPLAQRQEDIPQLASHFLASAAREMGVEGKILGRETAVKLQQLPWPGNVRQLENTCRWLTVMASGQEILPQDLPPELLQPQTQVDHNSATAAPHSWQSALQQEAEQRLQAGELDLLTDMLPQFEKILLESALSHTKGHKQDAAKCLGWGRNTLTRKLKDLALD, encoded by the coding sequence ATGAGCGAACAGGTTTGGATCCTAGACGACGACAGTTCTATCCGCTGGGTTCTGGAACGCGCCTTGGCGGGCGCGGGGATCAGTTGCGCCAGTTTTGCTGCCGCTGAATCCCTGTGGCAAGCGTTGCAGATCAGCCAGCCCAAGGTAGTGATTTCCGATATCCGTATGCCGGGGACAGATGGGCTGACGCTGTTGGAGCGACTGCAACTGCATTACCCGCAGCTGCCGGTTATCATCATGACGGCTCACTCAGATTTAGACAGTGCCGTCAGCGCCTATCAGGCCGGGGCCTTTGAATATTTGCCCAAGCCCTTCGATATCGATGAGGCCATCGCCCTGACGGAACGGGCATTAAGTCATGTCACTGAGCAGAGCCAATCCCAACCACCGGAGCCTGAGGTAAAAACCCCAGAGATTATCGGTGAAGCCCCGGCAATGCAGGAAGTCTTTCGCGCCATCGGTCGACTATCACGCTCCTCTATCAGTGTGTTGATCAACGGCCAGTCCGGTACCGGCAAAGAACTGGTCGCTGGCGCACTGCATAAACACAGCCCTCGCAGAGATAAGCCTTTTATCGCCCTGAATATGGCCGCTATCCCCAAGGATTTGATTGAATCTGAGCTATTTGGCCATGAAAAGGGCGCGTTTACTGGCGCGTCTGCCGTGCGCCAAGGCCGTTTTGAACAGGCCAATGGGGGCACTTTATTTCTCGATGAAATCGGCGATATGCCACTGGACGTGCAAACTCGTCTACTGCGGGTGCTGGCCGATGGTCAGTTTTATCGGGTCGGGGGGCATTCGCCGGTACAGGTAGATGTACGCATTATTGCCGCGACCCATCAAGACTTAGAGCAGCGGGTTGCCGCAGGACATTTTCGGGAGGATCTGTTCCACCGCTTGAATGTGATCCGCATACATTTGCCGCCACTGGCGCAGCGACAGGAAGATATTCCCCAGTTGGCGAGTCATTTTCTTGCATCAGCTGCACGGGAAATGGGCGTAGAAGGAAAAATCTTAGGACGAGAGACAGCAGTTAAACTGCAACAGCTACCTTGGCCGGGTAATGTGCGGCAGCTGGAAAACACCTGCCGCTGGCTGACAGTGATGGCATCAGGCCAGGAAATTTTGCCTCAGGATCTGCCGCCAGAACTGTTACAGCCGCAAACTCAAGTCGATCACAATAGCGCCACGGCAGCGCCCCATTCCTGGCAAAGTGCCCTGCAACAAGAAGCCGAGCAGAGATTGCAGGCCGGTGAACTCGATTTGCTGACCGATATGCTGCCGCAATTTGAAAAAATCTTACTGGAAAGTGCCCTCAGTCATACCAAGGGCCATAAACAAGACGCGGCCAAATGCCTTGGCTGGGGTCGCAACACCCTGACCCGCAAGCTCAAGGATTTAGCGCTGGATTAA
- a CDS encoding ATP-binding protein, which produces MARIFSANRIFIKLLLGFWLCSSLIIALVALLPLLQQNYDRAPLPAKLEQVLARSAKQLQDNAAAHPEKLLRWQGHRHGGNKHMRLFLTDEEGRLLNGRRNSRTMRHFMLMAEEAGHPISHQFRDDLMFGPYQFAINGNHYALWGRLPARHPRPWFLFLADNIMLTLGLAIALSGLICALLAWHLGKPLRQLKQSADALANGELGCRVNEQTCRRGDEIGQLANAFNAMADAIEQTMHSQQRLISDVSHELRTPLTRLQLALALARKQGLEGKELSRIGYEAEQLELLISELLELSRVKNRDLDKMKVYELAETLSQVLDDAEFEAEQQHKQLTIILPEDLCLPHHPRSLSRAIENLLRNAIRYADSHIRLSAVQQGKHINIVIEDDGPGIDASELEAIFRPFYRPHTARERESGGWGLGLAITQAAVTAHRGTISAANRPQGGLMIRISLPC; this is translated from the coding sequence ATGGCACGCATCTTCAGCGCCAATCGCATTTTTATCAAGCTACTGCTGGGGTTCTGGCTTTGCAGCTCCTTGATTATTGCCCTGGTGGCTTTGTTGCCTCTGCTACAGCAAAACTATGATCGCGCCCCGCTGCCGGCCAAACTAGAACAGGTACTCGCCCGCAGCGCCAAACAGTTGCAAGACAATGCGGCCGCCCATCCGGAAAAACTGCTGCGCTGGCAGGGCCACCGTCATGGTGGCAATAAACATATGCGGTTATTTTTGACCGATGAAGAGGGACGGTTGCTCAATGGCCGCCGCAACTCCCGCACCATGCGCCATTTTATGCTGATGGCCGAAGAGGCTGGCCACCCTATCAGCCACCAATTTCGCGATGATCTGATGTTCGGCCCCTATCAATTTGCCATCAATGGTAACCATTATGCCTTGTGGGGCAGGTTACCGGCGCGCCATCCTCGCCCTTGGTTCCTGTTTTTAGCCGACAATATTATGCTGACGTTGGGGCTGGCCATCGCGCTATCTGGGCTGATCTGCGCTCTGCTAGCCTGGCATCTGGGCAAGCCGTTGCGGCAACTAAAACAAAGCGCCGATGCCCTGGCGAATGGTGAACTGGGCTGCAGGGTGAATGAACAAACTTGTCGTCGGGGTGATGAGATAGGCCAGCTGGCTAATGCCTTTAATGCCATGGCCGATGCCATTGAACAGACCATGCATAGCCAGCAGCGGCTAATCAGTGATGTATCCCATGAACTACGTACCCCGCTGACCCGACTACAACTGGCGCTAGCACTAGCCCGCAAACAGGGGCTGGAGGGAAAAGAGCTGTCGCGCATCGGTTATGAAGCGGAGCAGCTGGAGTTATTGATCAGCGAATTACTGGAACTATCCCGGGTAAAGAACCGCGACTTGGACAAAATGAAAGTCTATGAGCTAGCTGAAACCCTCAGTCAGGTGTTGGATGATGCTGAATTTGAAGCAGAGCAACAACATAAACAGTTAACCATTATCTTACCGGAAGATCTCTGTCTGCCCCATCATCCCCGCAGCCTGTCCCGGGCGATCGAAAACCTGCTGCGCAATGCTATCCGTTATGCCGACAGTCATATTCGGCTCAGCGCAGTACAGCAAGGCAAGCATATCAATATTGTGATTGAAGATGATGGCCCCGGGATCGATGCCAGCGAATTGGAAGCCATTTTTCGTCCCTTCTACCGTCCCCATACCGCAAGGGAAAGGGAGAGCGGCGGCTGGGGACTGGGGCTGGCCATCACCCAAGCGGCCGTTACAGCCCACCGAGGTACGATTAGTGCCGCCAACCGACCACAGGGTGGCTTGATGATTCGTATCAGCCTGCCGTGTTGA
- a CDS encoding LysR family transcriptional regulator, with translation MTCLPLLEQFLHLCRSASQASGPVNLAALPDSSAAAQTMAELSQRLGQPIIQSDTPLWQLTDAGKALYCYAAVMQRYSGNKQAQENGSDKVHWNTERHTLRLGVPTDYISRYLNTGLLQFIREFTPMKLVIDTDVSGNLFKRLKQGTFDMIIATHWQAQPDGDKLFERRFHWVAAANSQLLQSPVLPIALYPENCPIRAQVFANHSINQPPLNIVLSSPSPLALCEAVTQDIAIAPVAAFRITDAMQILNPAQFGLPQLPVFNEAVYLTDIDNKQTATPRYAALKLLRDLFKANSQLLGEQCPLMD, from the coding sequence ATGACCTGCCTGCCCCTGCTGGAACAGTTTCTTCATCTTTGCCGCTCCGCCAGCCAAGCTAGCGGGCCAGTTAATCTAGCTGCGCTACCTGACAGCAGCGCCGCAGCTCAAACTATGGCCGAACTGTCTCAGCGTCTCGGTCAGCCAATCATCCAGTCCGATACCCCACTTTGGCAACTGACGGATGCCGGGAAAGCCCTTTATTGCTATGCCGCAGTCATGCAGCGGTATAGCGGCAATAAACAGGCGCAGGAAAATGGGAGTGATAAGGTGCATTGGAATACTGAGCGTCATACATTGCGTCTTGGGGTACCAACAGATTATATCAGCCGCTATCTCAACACTGGACTACTGCAATTTATCCGCGAATTTACCCCAATGAAATTGGTTATCGATACTGATGTCAGTGGCAATCTATTCAAACGGCTGAAACAGGGCACTTTTGATATGATTATTGCCACTCACTGGCAAGCCCAGCCTGATGGCGATAAATTGTTTGAACGCCGTTTTCATTGGGTAGCGGCAGCCAACAGCCAATTATTGCAAAGCCCTGTACTGCCTATTGCACTGTATCCGGAAAACTGCCCTATCCGTGCTCAGGTCTTTGCCAACCACAGTATCAACCAGCCACCGCTTAATATCGTACTTTCCTCGCCCTCTCCATTGGCACTGTGCGAAGCTGTCACTCAAGATATTGCTATTGCCCCAGTGGCAGCATTTCGCATCACGGATGCCATGCAAATTCTCAATCCGGCACAATTTGGTCTGCCGCAACTACCGGTTTTTAATGAAGCTGTGTATCTGACGGATATCGACAACAAACAGACGGCGACACCGCGCTATGCTGCCCTGAAGCTGTTGCGGGATCTGTTTAAAGCTAACAGTCAGCTGTTAGGCGAACAATGCCCTCTGATGGATTGA
- the glnL gene encoding nitrogen regulation protein NR(II): protein MQTIPETATLLNHQVTSVLVIDHRLTASYANAAAAQLFGLGSHRLRQAPLPEMCEQLGMSTIQLERAVKERQSLTVNTATLITLDGRQHAVDITLVPLELENAASQQPLSLLELRQVDQQRRIHQQLSQDAQQQAAQYLVRNLAHEIKNPLGGLRGAAQLLDRELADPQLKEFTTMIIEQADRLRNLVDRLLGPQKPTPHTLHSIHEVTEKVLQLLALTLPQNIRIQRDYDPSIPDIAMDADQLQQALLNIVQNAVQALAGQRGEIRLRSRTQHQVTIGNIRHKLVLELSVTDNGPGIPPELMDTLFYPMVTGRDAGSGLGLSIAHNIARLHGGRIDCTSTPGHTEFTLLLPVLQQPA from the coding sequence ATGCAAACGATTCCGGAAACGGCAACCCTGCTCAACCATCAGGTCACCTCAGTATTGGTGATCGACCATCGACTAACGGCCAGTTACGCCAATGCAGCAGCAGCGCAACTGTTCGGGCTGGGTAGTCACAGGTTGCGACAAGCGCCACTGCCAGAAATGTGCGAACAGCTAGGCATGTCCACGATTCAGTTGGAGCGAGCGGTCAAAGAGCGCCAGAGTCTGACGGTCAATACAGCAACGCTTATCACCCTCGATGGCCGCCAGCATGCGGTGGATATCACCTTAGTACCGCTAGAGCTGGAAAATGCCGCCTCGCAGCAACCTCTGAGTTTACTTGAGCTACGTCAGGTCGATCAGCAGCGGCGTATTCACCAGCAACTGAGCCAAGATGCCCAGCAACAGGCCGCTCAGTATCTGGTACGCAACCTAGCCCATGAGATTAAAAATCCCCTTGGGGGACTGCGAGGCGCTGCACAACTGCTGGATCGGGAGTTGGCCGATCCCCAGCTGAAAGAATTTACCACCATGATCATTGAGCAGGCTGACAGATTGCGTAATCTGGTCGATCGGCTGCTGGGGCCACAAAAACCAACCCCCCATACACTGCACAGTATCCATGAAGTCACCGAAAAAGTGCTGCAGTTATTGGCGCTGACTCTGCCACAGAATATCCGTATTCAACGGGATTATGATCCCTCCATTCCGGATATCGCCATGGATGCCGATCAACTGCAGCAGGCGCTGCTCAATATTGTACAAAACGCTGTGCAAGCACTTGCTGGGCAGCGCGGGGAAATCCGTCTCCGTTCCCGCACGCAACATCAAGTCACCATTGGCAACATCCGCCATAAACTGGTGCTGGAATTGTCAGTTACAGACAATGGCCCTGGCATTCCCCCAGAGCTGATGGATACGCTGTTTTACCCCATGGTCACCGGGCGGGATGCGGGCTCAGGTCTGGGGCTGTCTATCGCCCACAATATTGCCCGGCTGCACGGAGGCCGCATTGATTGCACCTCCACCCCGGGCCACACCGAATTTACCCTGCTGCTGCCGGTACTGCAGCAGCCTGCATAA
- a CDS encoding TetR/AcrR family transcriptional regulator produces the protein MSSWEQREAFLIAAAQRCLEGHKTFALTRAQLVHASQISRGTVYNHFPTEADLPVAIATDCYRQWNMAAQRDSEEFTVPLACFLYHHSRRLKTMLQQRCFVIGRIMPNQTLLTQATAVHAAAFRHQYDAYEQWNRTLIQQIGELEGYDRTELVSGFIRGTLINTDDAGRDFADLALYRQFCYALLQLLGQSEQRVPDDAKLQQVLFAEMTQLVNTAG, from the coding sequence ATGAGCAGCTGGGAACAGCGAGAAGCCTTTCTTATTGCCGCCGCGCAGCGCTGTCTGGAGGGGCACAAAACTTTCGCCTTAACCCGGGCTCAGTTAGTGCATGCCAGTCAGATCTCTCGCGGGACGGTTTATAATCATTTCCCAACCGAAGCAGATTTACCTGTGGCCATTGCCACTGATTGTTACCGCCAGTGGAATATGGCGGCGCAGCGTGACAGTGAAGAGTTTACCGTGCCGCTGGCCTGCTTTCTGTATCACCACAGTCGCCGGCTAAAAACGATGCTGCAACAACGCTGTTTTGTCATTGGCCGCATTATGCCGAATCAAACCTTGCTGACTCAGGCCACAGCCGTGCATGCGGCGGCATTTCGGCACCAATATGATGCCTATGAGCAGTGGAATCGAACGCTGATCCAGCAGATTGGTGAGTTAGAGGGATATGACAGAACTGAGTTAGTGTCGGGCTTTATTCGTGGCACATTGATCAATACGGATGATGCCGGACGGGATTTTGCTGATTTGGCACTTTACCGACAGTTCTGTTATGCCCTGTTGCAGTTATTGGGGCAATCAGAGCAGCGAGTACCGGATGATGCCAAACTACAACAAGTGCTGTTTGCTGAGATGACGCAGTTGGTCAACACGGCAGGCTGA
- a CDS encoding DUF4124 domain-containing protein, with translation MANSAYHVKFRDRLQASSGSAVMMLITVFAMSLLTQVTAQAAVYKWIDKQGRVHYSDTPREDASVVTPAANTENRIALPQQAQRESLSPAITATQYQLTITTPEPEATIRNNKGDFTVQVAITPSPPTSTRFQLLLDNKLLLPPQRSPLFQLRNVDRGAHQIQVQSLLPDGRILANSASHTVFLHRAIHRPPKKPQPRQ, from the coding sequence ATGGCTAATTCTGCTTATCACGTTAAATTCAGAGATCGGCTACAGGCATCATCTGGCTCCGCCGTAATGATGCTGATAACGGTATTTGCGATGTCGTTACTGACTCAAGTCACCGCTCAAGCTGCTGTGTATAAATGGATTGATAAACAGGGGCGGGTACATTATTCCGATACCCCAAGAGAAGATGCCAGTGTGGTAACACCTGCGGCCAATACTGAAAATCGTATCGCATTGCCACAGCAAGCACAGCGGGAGTCATTGTCACCTGCAATAACAGCAACTCAGTACCAGTTGACCATCACAACACCTGAGCCAGAAGCTACCATCCGAAACAACAAGGGTGACTTTACCGTGCAGGTAGCCATCACTCCCTCACCGCCAACTTCTACCCGTTTCCAGTTGCTACTGGACAACAAATTGTTACTGCCGCCACAACGCAGCCCGTTGTTTCAACTGCGCAATGTTGATCGGGGTGCCCATCAGATCCAAGTTCAAAGCTTATTGCCTGATGGTCGCATTCTGGCAAACAGTGCCAGCCACACGGTATTTCTGCATCGAGCGATTCACCGGCCACCGAAAAAACCTCAACCAAGACAGTAA
- a CDS encoding class I SAM-dependent methyltransferase — protein MSRPSPCPLCHYATLKPFAEDKRRHYMQCPCCHLVSVPPQYHLSCCDEKAEYDKHDNHAADAGYIRFLRRCWDPVFAWFQARGDNLTTISGLDFGCGEGAVMSRIAAADGITLANYDLYYHPESTLLQQQYQLILMTEVIEHIADAAALVRQLDTMLLPDGLLAVMTKRVQDKNAFARWHYKNDPTHICFYAMTTFQWLADELGWQLIPAGTDVVLLHKPKG, from the coding sequence GTGTCCCGTCCATCCCCCTGTCCATTATGTCACTATGCGACCTTAAAGCCTTTTGCTGAAGATAAGCGCCGCCATTATATGCAGTGTCCCTGTTGTCATCTGGTGAGTGTGCCGCCGCAGTACCATTTAAGTTGCTGTGATGAAAAAGCTGAGTATGACAAGCACGATAACCATGCCGCAGATGCTGGTTATATCCGCTTTTTACGCCGTTGTTGGGATCCTGTATTCGCTTGGTTTCAAGCCCGAGGCGATAACCTGACAACGATTAGCGGCTTAGATTTTGGTTGTGGTGAAGGCGCAGTAATGAGCCGCATTGCTGCGGCTGATGGCATTACGCTGGCTAATTATGATCTCTATTACCATCCTGAGTCGACATTACTACAGCAACAGTATCAGTTGATTCTCATGACGGAGGTTATCGAGCATATTGCTGATGCAGCGGCTTTAGTACGTCAGCTCGATACCATGCTGCTGCCCGATGGCTTGTTAGCCGTGATGACGAAGCGGGTACAGGATAAGAACGCATTTGCCCGTTGGCACTATAAAAATGATCCAACTCATATCTGCTTTTATGCCATGACGACTTTTCAGTGGTTGGCGGATGAGTTGGGTTGGCAGCTTATTCCGGCGGGGACAGATGTGGTGCTTCTGCACAAGCCTAAGGGGTAG
- the trmL gene encoding tRNA (uridine(34)/cytosine(34)/5-carboxymethylaminomethyluridine(34)-2'-O)-methyltransferase TrmL: protein MFHIALYEPEIAPNTGNIMRLCANNGCQLHLIEPLGFDLEEKKLRRAGLDYRDMAHVTRHKDFAAFLTAMQGKRIMACTTKGSRPHSELQYQADDVLLFGPETRGLPMDIINATPTEQRLKIPMVPDSRSLNLSNAVAIISYEAWRQLGYAGAVGL from the coding sequence ATGTTCCATATCGCCCTCTATGAGCCGGAAATCGCTCCCAATACCGGCAATATTATGCGTCTGTGTGCTAACAACGGCTGTCAGCTGCATTTGATTGAACCACTTGGCTTTGATCTTGAAGAGAAAAAGCTACGCCGCGCCGGACTAGACTACCGGGATATGGCCCATGTCACCCGGCATAAGGATTTTGCGGCATTTTTAACTGCCATGCAGGGCAAACGCATTATGGCCTGCACCACCAAGGGCAGCCGCCCCCATTCAGAATTACAGTATCAAGCCGACGATGTGCTGTTATTTGGCCCGGAAACCCGTGGCCTGCCAATGGATATTATTAATGCGACTCCAACTGAGCAGCGGCTAAAAATTCCTATGGTGCCAGATAGTCGCAGTCTCAATTTATCCAATGCTGTTGCTATCATCAGCTATGAAGCCTGGCGACAATTGGGCTATGCCGGCGCAGTCGGCCTGTAG
- a CDS encoding Spy/CpxP family protein refolding chaperone gives MTLRKVKTLTLAALTGLTLFSVPAFAGHGYHGGNGDNGHYQREGRGYHHGGHGHMGRHTGCGMTGRGLYRGLDLTEAQRSEIKALKQAQRKAFKAARPDADERQHHRQQWQTLITAPQFDQQQAEQLLAQHNQYRQQHALARLETQNKIFNLLTPEQQQIVKQRMEHCPNRSKKS, from the coding sequence ATGACGCTCAGAAAGGTAAAAACCCTGACATTGGCCGCTTTGACTGGCCTGACACTCTTTTCTGTACCGGCTTTTGCTGGTCATGGATACCATGGCGGTAATGGTGATAATGGTCATTATCAGCGTGAAGGGCGGGGTTATCATCATGGCGGCCATGGTCATATGGGGCGGCACACAGGATGCGGCATGACTGGACGGGGCCTCTATCGCGGGCTGGATTTGACTGAGGCGCAGCGCAGCGAGATTAAGGCGCTAAAACAAGCGCAGCGCAAGGCATTTAAGGCCGCCCGACCAGATGCCGATGAGCGGCAACATCACCGCCAGCAGTGGCAGACATTGATCACAGCACCACAGTTTGATCAGCAGCAGGCGGAGCAGTTACTGGCGCAACATAACCAGTATCGGCAGCAGCATGCTTTAGCCCGGTTAGAAACCCAGAATAAAATCTTTAACCTGCTGACGCCAGAGCAACAACAGATCGTCAAGCAGCGGATGGAACACTGTCCTAACCGGAGTAAAAAAAGCTGA
- a CDS encoding MDR family oxidoreductase: MVKAIVLTQQEKKTIAEITSLDIANLPEGEVLVDVACSSLNYKDGLAVTGAGRVVTRFPMVPGIDCAGTVLESSDARYQPGDKVLLTGWGVGEGHWGGMAEKARFKADWLVPMPADCDEVKAMQIGTAGLTAMLCVDALVEGGVKPEDGPVLVTGASGGVGSVAVTLLAKLGYHVVASSGRVEQNGELLKSLGAAEVLDRSELDREARPLDKQLWAGLVDTVGNKVLATALSQMKYGAVAAACGLAGGFALPTTVMPFILRGVRLQGVDSVYCPFEQRKAAWDRVLALLPESFYQQACETIGLEQVPEYAANIIKGQVTGRVLVKL; this comes from the coding sequence ATGGTAAAAGCTATCGTGCTGACTCAGCAGGAAAAAAAGACCATCGCTGAAATCACTTCCCTGGATATTGCCAATTTACCTGAAGGTGAAGTTCTGGTTGATGTTGCCTGCAGTTCATTGAACTACAAAGATGGCCTGGCCGTGACCGGAGCCGGTCGGGTTGTGACCCGTTTCCCTATGGTTCCAGGTATTGACTGCGCCGGTACGGTACTGGAGTCCAGTGATGCTCGCTATCAGCCAGGGGATAAAGTATTGCTGACTGGCTGGGGTGTGGGGGAAGGCCACTGGGGTGGCATGGCAGAAAAAGCCCGCTTTAAAGCGGACTGGTTGGTGCCTATGCCTGCCGATTGTGATGAAGTTAAAGCCATGCAGATCGGCACCGCAGGTTTGACCGCCATGCTGTGTGTGGATGCCTTGGTTGAAGGCGGTGTGAAGCCAGAAGATGGCCCTGTGCTGGTAACTGGTGCCAGTGGTGGAGTGGGCTCTGTTGCTGTGACGCTATTGGCAAAACTGGGTTATCACGTGGTGGCGAGCAGTGGTCGTGTTGAGCAAAACGGTGAATTACTGAAATCCCTTGGTGCCGCTGAAGTATTAGATCGCAGTGAGCTGGATCGGGAAGCGCGTCCGTTGGACAAACAGCTCTGGGCTGGCTTAGTGGATACTGTTGGTAACAAGGTATTGGCAACAGCGTTGTCCCAGATGAAATATGGCGCTGTGGCCGCAGCTTGTGGTTTGGCGGGCGGTTTTGCCCTGCCAACAACGGTAATGCCATTTATTCTACGTGGTGTTCGTCTGCAGGGTGTAGATTCAGTCTATTGCCCATTTGAACAGCGTAAAGCCGCTTGGGATCGGGTATTGGCGCTGCTGCCGGAAAGTTTTTACCAGCAAGCGTGTGAAACTATTGGTCTAGAGCAAGTTCCTGAGTATGCTGCCAATATTATCAAGGGACAGGTTACTGGCCGAGTATTAGTAAAGCTGTAA